The segment GGTCATTAAGCGCAGTCGCCTGCTCGGCACTGAGCGTTTTCTTGTTCATGAACCACATAGTGTTTCCTGCCTTGCGAGGGCCTCCCATTCTAGAGGCGTGTATGGAAGCCAACAAGACAATGGCTCTGCTGGGCAGGTTTGAACCGTACCCGCCACACCCAGGCTGCGGCGGCGTGGATCCGAAGCGGGCGCAGCAGCAGGAAGCTAAATGAGTCTATGCATGGCTTTCAATGACTTAGCTTGAGGACATCGCCATCAACTGTTAATCCCTTGGTGGACGGTTCGCGTCCGTATGGGCCCAACCTTTGCCAAGCCGTGCATTCGCGCGGCTTTTGCTATTTACGGTGATGCAATCCGCGCCAAGCCTAGTCCGATCAATAATTGATGAGCCGATTAACCAGCCTATTCGGCTCATTTGATGAGCCGAATAGGCTGGTTAATCGGCTCAAGTGAATACCACTCATTGATAAACCGGCGCGTCGCTGGAGAAAAATGGCAAGCATGACCCCAAGCAGGACATCACCGCAGCACAACACCAAGCCGTGGCGAAGGCAACGAACGGCTGGGTTCACTCGTTCACTCCTCCTTGCCCCCACCCACCCACGCTAGCTAGGCTACCTCCCCCTTCCGCTCGCCGAGCCACGCCATGCCAGACCTTCGCCCATTTGCCCTGGATGAAATCGACCGCCAGCTGATCGCCCTGTTGCAGATCAATGCCCGCGAAAGCGTAGCCATGCTCGCGCGCCAGTTGGGCATCGCTCGCACCACGGTCAACTCACGGCTCGAGCGGTTGGAGAAGAACAAGGTGATTTCCGGTTACGGCGTGCGCTTGGGGCAGCAGGTGATGGGCGGTGGGCTACAGGCGTATGTGGGCATCAAGGTGCAGCCACGCTCGGGCAAAGAGGTCGTCAAACGGCTAAGCGCGATGGCCGCTGTGCGGCAGTTGTGCGCGGTGAGCGGTGAATTCGACTACGTGGCCTGGCTGCACACGGAGTCACCGGAACTACTGGACCAGTTGCTGGACCGGATCGGCAACGTCGAGGGCGTCGAAAAAACCACCACGTCGATCATCCTCAGCAGCAAGGTGGATCGCGGTCAGGCGCTTTGAAACCTGTATTCACAAACATGAATTCGTCAAAATACTCACAAACCACGCCACTATGACCAAAGAGGAGA is part of the Pseudomonas parafulva genome and harbors:
- a CDS encoding Lrp/AsnC family transcriptional regulator; translated protein: MPDLRPFALDEIDRQLIALLQINARESVAMLARQLGIARTTVNSRLERLEKNKVISGYGVRLGQQVMGGGLQAYVGIKVQPRSGKEVVKRLSAMAAVRQLCAVSGEFDYVAWLHTESPELLDQLLDRIGNVEGVEKTTTSIILSSKVDRGQAL